A single region of the Stigmatopora argus isolate UIUO_Sarg chromosome 6, RoL_Sarg_1.0, whole genome shotgun sequence genome encodes:
- the hyal1 gene encoding hyaluronidase-1, whose amino-acid sequence MLLIRQLHADMRGLHPILLLFLSLSGHIPRVTTSPAYFSQLPFAGVWNAPSSACLSKYGVDLDLGTFSIGQNENQTFMGDDITVFYADKLGTYPHYSQGGAVNGGVPQNASLGKHLNASADDIRRYIPDRDFRGLAVVDWESWRPVWERNWDTKQVYQEGSRALVRSQHADLKPALVELLARAEFEAAARKFMEETLKLGQRERPGGLWGFYGFPNCYNYYKSGNYTGECPSTQSEANDKLAWLWKASSVMYPDIYLSQEMRGLGQEVALYARHRILEAHRVAAPGRLVVPYATLVYTYSFQFLSQEHLVYTVGESAALGSAGVVFWGDNNFSKSKASCDVLKWYIDGALGPYLVNVTSAAVLCSRALCSSRGRCARRDPRSRAYLHLPAARWKVTSEGRGSGGRHYAVLGRLDEEEVMFMRSNFECKCYSGWVGDRCSTPGRG is encoded by the exons ATGCTATTAATTCGCCAACTTCATGCTG ACATGAGAGGCCTTCATcccatcctcctcctcttcctcagccTCTCGGGTCACATTCCGAGGGTCACCACGTCACCCGCATATTTCTCCCAGTTGCCCTTCGCGGGTGTGTGGAACGCCCCCTCGTCAGCCTGCCTCTCCAAGTACGGCGTGGATCTGGACTTGGGCACGTTCAGCATCGGCCAGAACGAAAACCAGACCTTCATGGGCGACGACATCACCGTCTTCTACGCGGACAAGCTGGGGACGTACCCGCATTACAGCCAAGGAGGAGCGGTCAACGGCGGCGTCCCCCAAAACGCCAGCCTCGGCAAACACCTGAACGCGTCCGCAGACGATATCCGCCGTTACATCCCCGACCGGGACTTCCGCGGGTTGGCTGTGGTGGACTGGGAAAGCTGGAGACCCGTTTGGGAGAGAAACTGGGATACCAAGCAGGTCTACCAGGAAGGATCGCGAGCCCTGGTGCGATCCCAGCACGCCGACTTGAAACCGGCGCTGGTGGAGTTGTTGGCGCGTGCCGAGTTTGAAGCGGCGGCCAGGAAGTTCATGGAAGAGACGCTGAAATTGGGCCAGAGGGAGCGACCCGGTGGATTGTGGGGGTTCTACGGGTTCCCCAActgctacaactactacaaaaGCGGCAACTACACGGGGGAGTGTCCCTCCACCCAGTCGGAGGCCAACGACAAGTTGGCGTGGTTGTGGAAGGCCTCGTCGGTAATGTATCCCGACATCTACCTCAGCCAGGAGATGAGGGGGCTCGGCCAAGAGGTGGCGCTCTACGCTCGGCATCGCATTCTGGAGGCCCACCGGGTGGCGGCGCCGGGTCGCCTCGTCGTACCCTACGCCACCCTCGTCTACACTTACTCCTTCCAATTCCTCTCACAG GAGCATCTGGTGTACACTGTCGGAGAGAGCGCCGCCTTGGGCTCTGCTGGGGTAGTGTTCTGGGGTGACAACAATTTCTCCAAATCCAAG GCTTCCTGCGACGTCCTCAAGTGGTACATCGACGGCGCCCTCGGTCCTTACCTGGTCAACGTGACGTCGGCGGCCGTCCTCTGCAGCCGGGCCTTGTGCTCGTCCAGGGGCAGGTGCGCCAGGCGGGACCCCCGCTCGCGAGCCTACCTCCACCTCCCCGCCGCCCGCTGGAAAGTGACGTCCGAAGGGCGGGGCTCCGGCGGGCGCCACTACGCCGTGCTGGGACGACTCGACGAGGAGGAGGTGATGTTTATGAGGTCCAACTTTGAATGTAAGTGTTACTCGGGGTGGGTGGGTGACAGATGTTCCACGCCGGGGCGTGGTTAA